From the Oceanobacillus kimchii X50 genome, the window ATTCATTATCAATATGCCAATCCAAAAGCTCATAAAAAGCATTAAACGGAGCAGTAAGACCTAAAAAACCGACCTTAATACCGCTAGCTGTTTCCTTAATTTCCGTGCGTTTCAACCACGCTGGTAATTGACCGTCCAAACTTTCTAGATTAGAACATACTACTGAAAAATCAGCATGATCATACAGATGATATAATTCATCATGGGACAAAGTGATCCCCTCATTGTTTCCTAGTGTTACGACATCGTAATTTAATTGATTAAGTAAATCTATATTTGCTTTACCACGGCTTGCTTCCGTTATCGGGTGGGAACGATCAACGTGATCTCCTATATCCACCGTCCAAAAAATATCTCGATTCTCTTTATGTATTTCTTGTTTGTGAAGTAAATACGCCGCTACTTTTGGCCATTGTAAAAAATGACTATGTAGATCATTTGTAAAGTAAAACGTTAACTGTTCTTTTGACATTTATACTCTCCTAACCAATGCCTTGCATGATCATTCGTATACCAACTAAAATTAGCATAATCTTTAATACTAACTCTAGTACATTGTTTGATAAAAAATGGTTTACCTTTGCTCCAAGTTTACCACCTATCCATGCTCCAGGTATAAAGAAAAGCACATACTCCCAAACAACATTCCCTAAATATATATGTGTGATCGAACCCATGAAACTAACAAATATAATCATGAACATGGAAGTTGCAGCGGCCAAATGTGCTGGAAATCCAAATAATAACATCATAACCGGCACCATTATTGCTCCTCCGCCTATTCCGAATAAACCAGACAACATTCCTACAAATAAAGCAATGCTAATTGCAGATATGAAAGATAATTTATATATGTAAACTTCTCCTTTTAACTCAAAACTTCTGACACCTGGCTCATGAATGTCTACATTACGTCTTAGTTTAGAGGCTTTGTTTCTTAGGCTCATTATGATAGATATAACTATGATTAACATACCAAAATAAAGATAGAAACCATCCGTATTTACAAATTGATTTAACCATGCTCCAAACATACTACCTGGAATACTACCAGCCAGAAAGATACTACCTGCATAAAAGTCAACTTGCTTTTGCTTTGCATAAGAAAGTACCGAAGAAATTCCAGTAAAAACCATTACAACTAAAGACATCGCAACTACCGATTGTGGACTTACCCACTCAAAACCAGTAATGTATTGGCTGGAAAGTAATAGTAATGGAATAAGAACAATTCCACCCCCTAGGCCTACTAATGAACCAATAAAGGCCGCTAGAACAGCGATAATAAAACAGATTATAGCCACAACCATTTCTACCGTCTCCTTCATTATTTTTCCTTTATCATATCATAGGTATACGGATTTAACGTAATAGTGCGAATTGAAAATGATCATCAATATTAAAAATGCATGAAATCTAATGAAAGATATCATGCATTCTGTGTTTCATTCTTATCTATTAACCCATTACAAGTATAAAATAAAGATAATCGTTAATTCCAGTGTACATATGCTTTGATGAATAATAGAAGCTGTAGTATTCCATCACAGAAGCTATAATTCACATTATACTTTCGCTTCCTCCTGATTGAGTAGATTTGCTGCATTTAAATAGCCTGCTCCCTGTACATTAGGAGATTGTCCCAAATCTTCACAGGCAGCCATTAGTTTTTCTTTTACTTGATCGGGAGTTAAGCTAGAATCACTTTGAAGTAATTGAGCAACTATCCCAGCACATATTGGTGTTGCCATGGAAGTACCAGATAGAGAGATATAATTTCCATCTACACGAGCTGATTTATTCGTTTTATCAATGAAAGAACTTGGCGCTCGTAAGGATACAATATCTACGCCAGGAGTTAATAAATCTGGTTTTGTTAACCCGTCAATGGTAGGCCCCCTGCTTGAAAACTCAGCCACTGAATCGTCAGAACGCTCAGCTGTATTACTATCATCTGCAGCACCAACAGTAATGACTTTTGGACTTATACCCGGACTTCCAATAGTCTTTTCCCCGGGGCCAGAGTTACCAGCAGCAACACATACTACCATTCCATTATCCCAAGCTGTTTCAACAGCATTAACAACAGGATCATCTTCAGCAGGCTCAGTAGCATCTGAACCAAGTGATAGAGAAAGAATATTTATATTATATTTAGACTGGTTCTGAATGCACCAATCAATACCTTCTATAACCGTAGATAATGACCCTGAACCCATTTTGTTTAATACTTTTACACCGACTAAATTTGCTTCTGATGCTGGACCCTGATACTGTCCATCCGATAATGCACCATTACCAGCAGCATCTCCAGCACAATGTGTCCCATGCCCATTATCATCATAAGGATTTGTTTGACCCTTTACAAAATCTGCAAACCCAATGATACGCCCTTCTAAATCTTCATGTGGGTGTATCCCAGTATCGATAACTGCAATGGTAGAACCCTCACCTGTCAATCCATTATCCTTTAAAACATCTGCATTTACTGAAGATGAAGCAGTATCTAATAAAGAAAAAACTTTCCTATCATAATAGATTTTCTCAATATGATTACAGTTTTCAATTAAATGCTCAATCTTTTCTGCAGAAAACTTAGCTGAACAACAGGAAATGGAATGAAATTCACGAAGCGTTTTATATTTGGTATTTTTCACTTCATGTAATCCGCTAGTAAAATTGTCGGGTTTAAACTTAATGACAACAGGTAATTTTTTTGTTTTCTTTCTAACTCGTTCTATGGGACTTTGTAAGAAACAAGGAATATAACGAAACGGTTTATAAAAATTCACCATCTCTTGTCTGATGCCTTTGTCCATCTTTTTACCATTACGACGAACCAAATTAATCATTGAAAAATTTAACATATGAATTCTCCCTCTCGTTGATTTACGATAATGTACGCAAATCTTGTAAAGAGGGAGTAGTGAAATAGTATAAAAAATAGAAAAAGAGGTAGATATCTAGCATACAATTGCTTGTTTTATGGGGGGTATAACATAAAAATATGCTTATAAAGGAATATAATAGCTGGCTGATAATGAAGAAAGAATTGAGTTCATATTTTGCCAACTGTTGAGTATTAAAGAGTTAGTTAGGTTTATAGACAATTGACTTAAGATGATGTTGCTTTAAAATTAGGATAAATAAAGTAAAAAGGATGGTTATAGAAAATGTTAATTTGGCTTTCTATTGGTTTTATTTTAATTGGTTTTTGTGTCCTCATTTCAACGAAAAAGAGCATGGAAAATAAAATAGCCTTTATAAAATCAAATGTAGTAGATCAAAATGTTACAAAAGTAACCAATTCCGTTATATGGTGGATAGTAGGAGTGTTCGGTTGGGGATTAATAAGTATTATTCTAATCACATTAACGTTTCAAGATCTTTTTGGGTAATCGCAGTATTTTATCACTTTAAATCATCATTAACTGAAATATTTTTAATTTATAGAAAAAAGAAGTTAGATTCAATTTATCCGCAATAAATTGTACATAAATAATAACCTAGATCCTGAGAATGGGAACTATTCACTAGTTTCATCGATTTCTGAAGCTAGTTTAGTTTATAGAGCACGTCTATTCAACACTTTCTTGGATTTCCAATGCAGTTTTGGTTTATAGAGCATGTCTATTCAACACTTTATCGGATTTCCAATGCAGTTTTAGTTTATAGAGCACGTCTATTCAACACTTTTTTGGATTTCCAATGCAGTTTTGGTTTATAGAGCACGTCTATTCAACACTTTATCGGATTCCCAATGTAGTTTTAGTTTATAGAGCACGTCTATTCAACACTTTTTTGGATTTCCAATGCAGTTTTGGTTTATAGAGTTAGTATAAATAAATCAAGATAGAATAGATATTCAAAATCCAAATATAATTTACAATGTACCTGAATTTTGTATTTAACTAAACCGTTTGATACTTCCATATCGAACTTGATTAATTACATATTCCAAAGTGTATCAAATTGTAATAAAAGGAAATTAGCATAATAAATTAAAAAACTGTACCAGAATACGGTACGAGTATTTGGGGTTATATAAAATTATAGGGGAATGAAAAAATAGATGAAACTTAGTTCAGTAAACGGATTCAATGCTTTTTGGATTGCTTCAACCAGTACTTATTTTGGAACATATGTTACTACATTTGTGTTACAAGTTTTAATTGTTGTGCATTTAGAAGGTTCTGCTATAGATGTTGGTTGGATAAATGCCTCTAGGTGGCTACCATATGTTTTTTTGGGATTAATAATAGGTGTATTAATTGATAGAACCAATCGACAATTGGTTATTGCAACTACAGATATCTGTCGTGGTATCCTATTAATACTTATTTTCTTACTGTACAGCTTTGATATGCTCAATATGATAACTATCTATTCAATAATGATTTTGTTTGGAATTCTTTCCATTTTTAACGATTCAGCATACCAATCATTTCTACCTCAACTAGTTCCTCGACAGCTATTAACAAGGGCAAACGCTCGTTTAGAGCAAAGTGGAGCAGTAGCCGAAACTAGTGGACCAGCGTTAGCGGGTTGGATAACGTCTTTAATAACTGCACCATTTACACTTATAATTAATTCTGCATCTTACTTTCTTTCAGGTATTATTATATCTTTCATTAAACATCCTCCTAAACCAATCAGTTCTGTTTCCACTCTAACCTTCAATCAATTATTAAGGGAAGGTATAAGTTGGGTTTACGGACACAAATTTCTACGAATACTAGCCTTAAATACACATATTTGGTTTCTTTTCCATAGCATGTCAACAACTGTCTTCATTACTTATGTACTACTTGAGCTAGGGTTAAATTCTTTTATTCTTGGCGTTACATTAGCCTCTGCAGGAATTGGAGCTGTAGTTGGGGCAACTTATGCTCCTTATATTGGTATTAAATTAGGTGTGGGGAAAGCAATATCTCTAGCCCGTATACTCTATTTCCCTGCAGTTATTCTAATTATTTCAGCGCAGTCTGTTCAAGCAAATATGGTCACGGGTACAATTATATTACTTATGATTGGACAATTTATATATGGTATAGCTATGGGTATAGAAGGTCCAAACGAGATGGGTTACAGACAATCTATAACCCCATTACGATTACAAGGACGAATGAATACAACTATGCGGTCTATTAACCGTAGCATGATTATTATAGGTGCTCCTTTAGGTGGGTTCATTGCTGATGAATTTGGTTCACGTAATGTTTTAGGGATATCCGCAACCGGATTAGCAATTTGTGCAATTTGGCTTTTTCTCTCACCTATTCGAAAAGTTAAAATTGATTAACCTATGTAGAAATAAACTAAACTATGATTACCGAATAATTCTATTAATTATAAAAGAAATAAATACTAACCAATAATATCTATAAAACCCAGACCAAATAAAAGAAGACGAACTAGAAAAGTTCGCCTTCAACCTTAAAGAGGTATTCTGAACCAAAACAAAATCAGCATGTTTCAAAATCCTCATATTTAATTCTTTCATCATCCCCATACAAAGGGTGGCTTATTAACCAATAGAACCTTCCATTTCAAACTTGATTAAACGGTTCATTTCAACCGCATATTCCATTGGAAGTTCTTTTGTAAATGGCTCGATGAAGCCCATTACGATCATTTCTGTTGCTTCTTCTTCTGATAAGCCACGGCTCATTAGATAGAAGAGCTGTTCTTCTGATACTTTAGATACCTTAGCTTCGTGCTCTAAAGAAATGTTGTCATTTAAGATTTCGTTATACGGAATAGTGTCTGAAGTAGACTCATTATCCATAATAAGCGTATCACACTCAATATTTGCACGAGCTCCATCCGCTTTACGACCAAAGTGTACTAAACCACGATAAGATACTTTACCGCCTTGTTTAGAGATTGACTTGGAAACAATCGTAGATGACGTGTTCGGCGCTAAGTGATGCATTTTCGCACCAGCATCTTGTAACTGTCCTTTACCAGCAAGTGCGATAGAAAGTGTATTTCCACGTGCACCTTCACCTTTAAGCAAGATAGCTGGATATTTCATTGTTAATTTAGAACCAATGTTACCATCAATCCATTCCATTGTTGCATTCGCATCACAAGTTGCACGCTTTGTAACTAGGTTATACACATTGTTTGCCCAGTTTTGGATTGTTGTGTAACGGCAATATGCATCTTTTTTAACAATAATCTCAACTACTGCACTGTGTAGAGAGTTTGTTGTATAAACTGGAGCTGTACAACCTTCTACATAGTGTACAGAAGCCCCTTCATCAACAATAATTAACGTACGCTCAAACTGTCCCATATTTTCAGAATTAATACGGAAGTATGCTTGAAGTGGAGTTGTTGCTTCGACTCCTTTTGGTACGTAAATGAAAGATCCACCAGACCATACTGCAGAATTTAATGCTGAGAACTTATTATCAGAGTACGGAATTACTTTACCAAAATACTCTTTAAATAATTCTTCATTTTCTTTTAATGCAGTGTCTGTATCTTTAAAGATGATACCTAGATCTTTAAGATCTTCTTTCAGGCTATGGTAAACAACTTCAGATTCATACTGAGCTGATACACCAGCAAGGTATTTTTGCTCAGCTTCTGGAATACCTAATTTATCAAATGTTTGCTTGATTTCATCAGGTACTTCATCCCAAGTTCTACCTTGTTTTTCAGATGGTTTTACATAGTAGACGATTTCATCAAAATCTAATCCAGAAAGGTCTCCACCCCATTGTGGCATTGGGCGGTTATAGAAATGCTCTAGAGCTTTCAAGCGATATTCTAACATCCACTCTGGTTCTTCCTTCATTTTCGAAATTTCTTCTACTACTCGTGGCGTCAATCCTTTTTCCGTACGAAAAATAGATACGTCTTTATCATGAAATCCATATTTATACTCATCGATTTCTGGCATATTTTTAGCCATATAGATAACCTCCTCCTAGCAGAAAAAACATCTCTGCTTTATTGATCATGTACCCCTTTTTCCATTGCCTTCCAGGGTAAGGTAGCACACTTTATTCTTGCAGGGAATTTAGAAACACCTTGTAATGCTTCAATATCTCCCATTTCTTCTGTATCTACATCATTTCCCAACATCATATCAGAAAATGTATGTGACATTTCTAATGCTTCTTCTATCTTCTTCCCTTTAATCGCTTGTGTCATCATAGAAGCAGATGACATGCTAATCGAACAACCTTCTCCCTCAAACTTTGCATCTTGAACAATTCCATCTACAACATGTAACTGAAGCTGAATGCGATCGCCACAAGTCGGGTTATTCATATCAACTGTAACAGAGTCTCCTTCAAGAGTACCACGATTTCTGGGATTTTTATAATGATCCATTATTACTTGTCGGTAAAGTGTATCGAGGTTATTCAAAGACATTCCCAAAATACTCCTTTGTTTTTAACAGTCCTTCTACCAATCGATCTACATCTTCTTTCGAATTATAAAGGTAAAAACTTGCTCTAGCTGTTGCTGAAACATTCAACCACTTCATTAAAGGTTGAGCACAATGATGACCAGCACGCACTGCAATGCCTTCTGCATCTAATACAGTAGCAGTATCATGTGGATGTACATCATCTAAATTAAATGTTACTAGCCCAGCTCTTTGTTCAGGTCCATAAATGGAAAGTCCATCAATTGTACGCATTTGCTTTAATGCGTATGCAGCCAATTCATTTTCATGATCGACAATTTCTTGATGTCCTATATCTTCTAAGAAATCAATAGCAGCACCGAGTCCTATAGCGCCAGCAATTATTGGTGTTCCACCTTCGAATTTCCAAGGAAGTTCTTTCCAAGTAGAGTCATATAGATTAACAAAGTCAATCATTTCACCACCGAATTCAATAGGCTCCATGTTTTCTAATAAATGCTGTTTTCCGTATAATACTCCGATTCCAGTTGGACCACACATTTTATGGCCAGAAAACGCATAAAAGTCACAATCTAAATCTTCCACATCCACTTTCATATGAGGCGCCCCTTGCGCACCATCGACCACCATAATTGCATCATGTTGATGCGCAATAGCAGCAATTTCTTTAATAGGATTAATTGTACCAAGTACATTGGAAACATGTGCCATCGCTACAATTTTCGTTTGACCAGTAATTGTCTTCTTGGCATCTTCAATCGTAATAGTACCGTCTTCTTGAAGCGGTAAATACACCAACGATGCTCCGGTTGCTTTAGCAACTTGCTGCCAAGGAATTAGATTACTATGGTGCTCCATTTGGGTAATAACTATTTCATCGCCTGGTCCGACATTCATTCTAGCATAGCTTGACGCCACGATATTAATTGAAGTAGTAGTCCCTCTTGTAAAAATGATTTCTTTTGTACTGTCCGCATTAATAAATGAACGAACCTTTTCTCTCGATCCCTCATACTGATCTGTTGCTCTTGTACCAAGTGTATGAACACCACGATGTACGTTGGAATTATTTTCCTTATAGTAAGCTTCGACTGCTTCAATAACTGAAAGTGGTTTTTGAGATGTTGCAGAAGAATCCAAATATACAAGCGGATGTCCATTTACTTCTTGGTTTAAAATCGGAAATTGTTGTTTAATGGCATTTACATCCATTAATAAACTTTCCTTTCAATTACTTGCGTTAATTGTTTACGAATAGACTCAATCGGGATCTGTGAAACTACTGGTGCTAAGAAACCATGAATTACAAGACGCTCAGCTTCTTCCTGTTTAAGACCACGGCTCATCAAATAGTACATTTGAATTGGGTCCACTCGGCCAACAGAAGCTGCATGTCCTGCAGTTACATCATCTTCATCAATGAGAAGAATTGGATTTGCGTCTCCACGTGCTTTTTCACTTAACATAAGCACTCTAGATTCTTGTTCTGAATTTGACTTCGTACCACCATGTTCAATTTTACCAATTGCATTAAAGATAGTAGAAGCTGCACCTTTCATTACTCCACGCTGAAGGATATAAGCATCTGTTTGTTTACCAAATTGACGGATACTTGATGTGAAGTTTTGTGTTTGTTTTCCACGCCCTACAGAAACTGCTTTTGCTTCAGAAGTTGCGTTATCTCCTAATAGATACGTAATGTTTTCAGAAACGGTGTTACCATCATTCATTTGACCTAATGCCCAGTTTATTTGAGCGTCACGATGTCCAACCCCACGTCGGTTTACATACGTTGTAGTACCTGCTGCAAAATTATCTACAGCTCCATATGCAACTTGTGCATTATCATGTGCAAATACTTCGGTAATAATATTTGCTACAGATGCTTGCTCGTCATTATGAGATAAATAATTCTCTACATAAGTAACAGAACTACCTTCTTCAGCAACTACTAACACATGATTAAATAGAGCGTTCTCTGCATCTTCTTGCCAAAACACTGCTTGTAACGGCTCTTCGATTTGTACGTTTTTTGGAACGTATACAAAAATACCACCATTGACTAATGCTGCATGTAGTGCAGTTAATTTATTTTGATCTACTGCAACAGCATCTTTCATATAATACTTTTCTACAAGATCACTATAATTACGCATCGCGGTAAAGATATCTGTAAAAATAACACCTTTTGATGCTAAATCATCTTGTAATGTACTATAAGCAACAGATTGATTTCGTTGAATAAGCAAGTTATTAGGCTTGTTCTCGTCATCGAAATAATCTTTTAGTTCTTCCGGTAATTCAGATAGGGAAGAAATTGTTTTTCCTTCTTTATATTCATGTTTGAACTCTGTAAAGTTCCAATTTGTGATTTTTGTTTTATCTGGCTTCGGCATTTCTAATGATTCAACCATACCTAAAGCGCTTGAACGTAATTTCGTCATCCATTGTGGCTCATTACGATCTTCTGAAAATAGGTTTATATAATCTTGATTGAATGGAAGTTTTGTTTCTACAGTCATGCTATCCCTCCTTACATTACGCATTTTGTTCAATGGTTTCGTCTTCAATACCTAATTCTTCTTTAATCCACTCATAACCTTCTGCCTCAAGACGTTTTGCAAGTTCTGGTCCACCAGATTTCACTACGCGACCTTGCATCATTACATGAACAAAATCAGGAGTAATATAGTTAAGTAGACGTTGATAGTGAGTAATAATTAGACAACCAAATTCATCTGAACGCATTTGGTTAATTCCTTTTGAAACTACTTTCAATGCGTCGATATCTAATCCAGAGTCAATTTCATCAAGAATCGCAATCTCTGGTTTTAATTGCATTAATTGCAGGATTTCATTACGTTTTTTCTCTCCACCTGAGAAACCTTCGTTTAAGTAACGTGTAGCCATACTTTGATCAATATCAAGAAAATCTAAATCTTTATCTAATTCTTTGATAAATTTCATTAATGGGATCTCATCGCCCTCTTCACGTTTTGCATTAATTGCTGAACGTAAAAAGTCAGAAGTCGTAACACCACTAATTTCACTTGGGTACTGCATAGCCAAGAACATTCCAGCACGAGCACGCTCGTCAACTTCCATTTCTAATACGTCTTCACCATCAAGTGTAATGCTTCCTTCTGTAACTTCATATTTAGGGTGGCCCATGATTGCTGATGCTAGTGTTGATTTACCAGTACCATTTGGTCCCATAATTGCGTGAAATTCTCCACCTTTTATTGTAAGGTTTACCCCTTTTAAGATCTCTTTATCCTCTATGCTTACATGAAGATTTTTGATTTCTAAAACTGATCCTGACATAAAACATACCTCCAAGTACTTTATTTTCATCAAATGAATTTATATCCATTCTCAATTTATTCTCATTATAATCTTAAAGCATTTCAAATTAATTATCAACTCTTTTAAGCTATACTGAACTTGTCATTTTTGGTTATTTCTAACACGATTGCTAGCTATTAAATAAGTATTAAAAAGGTGAAGATTTTACTGAATCATTAAGAAGGACATATAAATTTATTTTAACATATTATCAAACTTATCTGTAATAAGGACAATGGCGCTAGTGCCCGTTTAGCAACATAGCAACTGAAACAAAACAACTGAGATATAGGAAACACATTGAGGTGCCGAACTGATGATGACTATCACCCCGAGGGTATAAGTGCAACTAAGCCTCATAAAGAACATTCGGCAGTCTTCTTTTCACCCAGGGGTATAAGTGCGACTAAGCCTCATAAAGAANNNNNNNNNNNNNNNNNNNNNNNNNNNNNNNNNNNNNNNNNNNNNNNNNNNNNNNNNNNNNNNNNNNNNNNNNNNNNNNNNNNNNNNNNNNNNNNNNNNNNNNNNNNNNNNNNNNNNNNNNNNNNNNNNNNNNNNNNNNNNNNNNNNNNNNNNNNNNNNNNNNNNNNNNNNNNNNNNNNNNNNNNNNNNNNNNNNNNNNNNNNNNNNNNNNNNNNNNNNNNNNNNNNNNNNNNNNNNNNNNNNNNNNNNNNNNNNNNNNGTAGTTTATTCAGTTAGTTATCCATTGCCTACAAATTCTATATTTCCTTTCGTTTGTAATTATAAAAGACTGATGTCGTATTGACATCAGTCTTTAAGATTTATTTTGGTAGTTGTGAATTTATTTCAGATGCCATTGTTTTAGCATCATGGTATTCCTTCTCTCGCAGTTTCTCAACATGAATTTGTTTTTCTAAACTTCTTCCATATTCCTCATAATTCAATCCTCTTGATTGTCCAAGTCCTTTTTGCATTTCCGAAGTAAAGGTTAAATCCATTCCACTGGTAATAATAAATCATCCTTTCTTATTCGTTAACATTAAAAATGTTAACACAGAAACTATTCCCGAACAAAATGGATTTAAACCTTGATTTCCTATTAAAACTTCATTTTTTTTAAAATAAACCACTTTAACTGATTTTTCTATACAATTCTTACATTTTACTCTTAATTACTTAATTAGTTGGTGTCGGAACCACTGCCCCATCATAATTTTCCGTGATAAAGTTTTGAATTTCTTCTGATTGTAAAACTTCGACTAGAGCGTTTAATGCTTCATTATCCTTATCCTCAGAACGAACTGCAATGACATTTACATAGTCTGATTCTTCACCTTCAACAAATAAAGCATCTTCTGAAGGGTTTAAACCAGTATCAATAGCATAATTTGTATTGATAACAACTAGCGCATCTTCTTCACTATGATAGTACTCAGGTAAGAATCCTGGTTCTGTTTCAGCTGAGAATTGAAGATTCTTCGGATTTTCCGCAATATCATCAATCGTTGCTGCAGACTTTTCTACACTTTCATCTAATTTAATTAAGCCTTCTTTTTCAAATAAAGAAAGGATACGTCCGTGTTCAGCAACTGAGTTACTTAAAATTACTTCTGTGCCTTCTGTGATTTCTTCAACACTAGTTATATTTTGGGAATATACACCCATTGGTTCCACATGTATGCCGCCAATAGATTCAATTTCATAACCTGTGTCAGCAATTGTTTGTTCTAGAAAAGGAATATGCTGAAAATAGTTTGCATCAATACGTTCATCAGCTAAATCATCATTAGGCAAGATATAATCTTGGTACTCTTCTATATTTAATGTAATTCCTTGCTCTTCTAATAATGGCTTTGCTTCTTCTAAAACTTCCGCATGCGGTACACTAGAAGCTCCAACTGATATTTCTGTGGTTTCATCAGACGACTCATCACCTGATGAACCTTCATCACTTGTTCCACAAGCTGCTAATAACCCCACAAATGCAATAGTTAACAATAATAATAATTTCTTCATCTCTGTGTCCTCTCCTTTTAACATTTTAATTAATTATTTCAACAAGTAGTGAAGCTACCTGAGGAATTCTTCTTTAACGCTTATCGAGTTTTCTAGTAATAGCATCCCCGATGAATTGGAATATAAATACGATAAGTACGATAATAATCGTACACCATAACACAACATCAAAGTCACGACGCTGAAACCCGAAATAATAAGCATAGTTTCCAAGTCCACCTGCCCCAATCGCTCCAGCCATAGCGGTATATCCTATCAAAGCAATTGTTGTAACAGTTATTCCAGACACGAGTGCCGGTTTTGATTCAGGTAATAAAACTTTAAAGATTATTGTTCTTGTCTTTGCTCCCATTGCTTTTGCGGCTTCCACTACACCTTTATCCACTTCAATAAGTGCAATTTCTACTAATCGTGCATAGAATGGAGCAGATCCAATAATAAGTGCTGGCAAAGCAGCATTAGGACCACGAATCGTTCCCATTAGAAAATCGGTAAACGGGAATAGCAATAAAATTAGTATAATAAATGGTATAGCTCTGAAGATGTTTACAAAGGCTGCAACAATATTATTCACAACTCGATTTTCCCAAATATTACCTTTTGAAGTTAGGAATAATAGTAACCCAAGCAAAATCCCAAAAATTGCTGTTCCTACCATTGAGATAAGTGTCATGTAGAACGTCTCATAGGTTGCTTCGATTAAATCTTCTATTTTGATCCCTTCAAATAAACTACTTAGCATGTTGAATTACCTCCAATTCAACAGACTCTTGACTCTCGATAAAGCTTCTAGCTCGTTC encodes:
- the sufD gene encoding Fe-S cluster assembly protein SufD: MTVETKLPFNQDYINLFSEDRNEPQWMTKLRSSALGMVESLEMPKPDKTKITNWNFTEFKHEYKEGKTISSLSELPEELKDYFDDENKPNNLLIQRNQSVAYSTLQDDLASKGVIFTDIFTAMRNYSDLVEKYYMKDAVAVDQNKLTALHAALVNGGIFVYVPKNVQIEEPLQAVFWQEDAENALFNHVLVVAEEGSSVTYVENYLSHNDEQASVANIITEVFAHDNAQVAYGAVDNFAAGTTTYVNRRGVGHRDAQINWALGQMNDGNTVSENITYLLGDNATSEAKAVSVGRGKQTQNFTSSIRQFGKQTDAYILQRGVMKGAASTIFNAIGKIEHGGTKSNSEQESRVLMLSEKARGDANPILLIDEDDVTAGHAASVGRVDPIQMYYLMSRGLKQEEAERLVIHGFLAPVVSQIPIESIRKQLTQVIERKVY
- the sufC gene encoding Fe-S cluster assembly ATPase SufC is translated as MSGSVLEIKNLHVSIEDKEILKGVNLTIKGGEFHAIMGPNGTGKSTLASAIMGHPKYEVTEGSITLDGEDVLEMEVDERARAGMFLAMQYPSEISGVTTSDFLRSAINAKREEGDEIPLMKFIKELDKDLDFLDIDQSMATRYLNEGFSGGEKKRNEILQLMQLKPEIAILDEIDSGLDIDALKVVSKGINQMRSDEFGCLIITHYQRLLNYITPDFVHVMMQGRVVKSGGPELAKRLEAEGYEWIKEELGIEDETIEQNA
- a CDS encoding MetQ/NlpA family ABC transporter substrate-binding protein, whose amino-acid sequence is MKKLLLLLTIAFVGLLAACGTSDEGSSGDESSDETTEISVGASSVPHAEVLEEAKPLLEEQGITLNIEEYQDYILPNDDLADERIDANYFQHIPFLEQTIADTGYEIESIGGIHVEPMGVYSQNITSVEEITEGTEVILSNSVAEHGRILSLFEKEGLIKLDESVEKSAATIDDIAENPKNLQFSAETEPGFLPEYYHSEEDALVVINTNYAIDTGLNPSEDALFVEGEESDYVNVIAVRSEDKDNEALNALVEVLQSEEIQNFITENYDGAVVPTPTN
- a CDS encoding methionine ABC transporter permease, with translation MLSSLFEGIKIEDLIEATYETFYMTLISMVGTAIFGILLGLLLFLTSKGNIWENRVVNNIVAAFVNIFRAIPFIILILLLFPFTDFLMGTIRGPNAALPALIIGSAPFYARLVEIALIEVDKGVVEAAKAMGAKTRTIIFKVLLPESKPALVSGITVTTIALIGYTAMAGAIGAGGLGNYAYYFGFQRRDFDVVLWCTIIIVLIVFIFQFIGDAITRKLDKR